From Denitrovibrio acetiphilus DSM 12809, the proteins below share one genomic window:
- the ccoO gene encoding cytochrome-c oxidase, cbb3-type subunit II, translated as MSKNENSIYNKALLFSIVAAITVLIGTIATVFVPMFTSGMHPKVDGLKPYTALQLAGRDIYQAEGCVNCHTQTVRPLKADVLRYGAYSKAGEFAYDRPFLWGSKRTGPDLARIGGKYPDEWHIQHFESPQAFYPKSNMPPYPWLKEKPVNVKETLARMDALSFPYTDEEAAELADLTQLDAIVAYMQVIGTAIEKEAVITVDYDSVPETSPLSGNADAVVLGQNLYKAECAGCHGQNAEGNIGASLVDYSMGELPDNDTYVTIANGFEGAMPGYASKFSQDKIWAIVEYINSLRN; from the coding sequence ATGAGCAAGAATGAAAATTCTATCTATAACAAAGCCCTCCTGTTTTCAATAGTTGCGGCTATAACAGTTCTTATAGGTACGATCGCCACAGTGTTTGTCCCTATGTTTACAAGCGGAATGCACCCGAAAGTTGACGGACTTAAGCCATACACAGCTCTTCAGCTCGCCGGACGGGATATATATCAGGCAGAAGGATGCGTAAACTGTCACACACAGACTGTACGCCCTCTGAAAGCAGACGTGCTGAGATACGGTGCATACTCCAAAGCGGGTGAATTTGCTTACGACAGACCTTTCCTTTGGGGTTCTAAAAGAACAGGTCCCGATCTCGCCAGAATCGGCGGTAAATACCCTGACGAATGGCACATACAGCATTTCGAAAGCCCACAGGCTTTTTACCCTAAATCAAACATGCCTCCTTATCCGTGGCTTAAAGAAAAACCTGTAAATGTTAAAGAAACTCTGGCACGCATGGATGCACTCAGCTTTCCTTACACAGATGAGGAAGCGGCAGAGCTTGCCGATTTAACACAGCTTGATGCGATAGTCGCATACATGCAGGTGATCGGTACAGCCATAGAGAAAGAAGCCGTTATCACTGTTGATTACGACTCTGTGCCTGAAACAAGTCCTTTAAGCGGAAACGCTGATGCCGTTGTTCTGGGTCAGAACCTTTACAAGGCTGAATGCGCAGGCTGTCACGGACAGAATGCAGAAGGAAATATCGGCGCATCTCTTGTGGATTACTCCATGGGTGAACTGCCGGACAACGACACCTATGTAACTATCGCCAACGGTTTTGAAGGCGCTATGCCTGGCTATGCAAGCAAGTTCAGCCAGGACAAAATATGGGCTATCGTTGAGTACATAAATAGTCTCAGAAACTAA
- a CDS encoding cbb3-type cytochrome c oxidase N-terminal domain-containing protein codes for MIQEEFDNLEEFNREDTENVLPLGWLILFIGLIVFGIYYVYAYTPAFSGWSQEKQLEEVMKDVK; via the coding sequence ATGATTCAGGAAGAATTCGATAACCTGGAAGAGTTTAACAGGGAAGATACTGAAAATGTACTTCCGCTGGGCTGGCTTATTCTGTTCATAGGGCTTATAGTATTTGGTATATACTATGTTTATGCCTATACACCTGCTTTCAGCGGGTGGTCACAGGAAAAACAGCTCGAAGAAGTAATGAAAGACGTTAAATAA
- a CDS encoding CcoQ/FixQ family Cbb3-type cytochrome c oxidase assembly chaperone, whose translation MLGTPLSYFIYGLVLVLVFAGIIAYNYSKKNKSKIEQAKYDMMDDDDED comes from the coding sequence ATGTTAGGGACCCCGCTATCGTATTTCATCTACGGTCTGGTGCTTGTGCTGGTTTTTGCCGGAATCATCGCTTACAACTATTCCAAAAAGAATAAAAGCAAAATAGAGCAGGCAAAATACGACATGATGGATGATGATGATGAAGATTGA
- a CDS encoding 4Fe-4S dicluster domain-containing protein yields MMMMKIELQQKRWVVRIIFTAIYLLIPFIKINGDSILRFDIPSLGLLFFGKTIYIENFFIVLIFTFFITFLIILITQLYGRIWCGWLCPQTVMMNFTKFLENKNLSFFTKFLFHTAVLAISALIGASMVWYFVSPYAFFSGLTDGTISSVTVWFFIVLTIITYLNFALIRYKFCTTICPYSKLQSVMFDDNTLIIAMDPETSYKCVKCQACVNTCPVGIDIRQGMDSQCINCGRCITACTKTMTRENEDVSSLINYIYGFNNRKKTFRTNVIITGVVTALFLSGFLFMAATMKPYEFQVFPNSAFLPRYKDDQVINSYEIMLRNLTKDNLRVELKLKDFKNYELQYPQPLVVAPDETLKEKVFLFIPAAELKKKPILSLTMQSLGNDEKGKPLESELSFRRPIRKKK; encoded by the coding sequence ATGATGATGATGAAGATTGAGCTCCAGCAGAAAAGATGGGTTGTAAGGATTATATTCACAGCAATATACCTGCTCATCCCTTTTATCAAGATAAACGGAGATAGCATACTGAGGTTTGACATACCGTCCCTCGGTCTGCTGTTCTTCGGCAAAACTATTTATATTGAGAATTTTTTTATCGTTCTCATTTTTACTTTTTTTATAACGTTCCTTATAATTCTCATCACCCAGCTTTACGGGCGTATATGGTGCGGGTGGCTATGTCCCCAGACTGTAATGATGAATTTCACTAAATTTCTTGAAAATAAAAATCTAAGCTTTTTTACAAAGTTTTTATTCCATACAGCCGTACTTGCCATAAGCGCTCTGATCGGGGCATCGATGGTGTGGTATTTCGTATCTCCTTACGCTTTTTTCAGCGGGCTGACTGACGGCACAATAAGCTCTGTGACAGTATGGTTTTTTATAGTGCTTACGATAATAACTTATTTGAACTTTGCGCTTATAAGGTACAAGTTTTGTACGACTATCTGCCCATACTCAAAACTTCAGTCTGTTATGTTTGATGACAACACCCTTATAATCGCTATGGATCCTGAAACCAGCTACAAATGTGTGAAGTGTCAGGCGTGCGTAAACACCTGCCCAGTAGGAATAGACATACGGCAGGGTATGGACAGCCAGTGTATCAACTGCGGGCGCTGCATAACCGCCTGCACAAAAACTATGACCAGAGAAAACGAAGACGTATCTTCCCTCATCAACTACATATACGGGTTCAACAACCGGAAAAAAACCTTTCGTACAAACGTTATAATTACCGGAGTGGTGACAGCACTATTCCTCTCAGGCTTTTTGTTTATGGCGGCAACTATGAAACCATACGAGTTTCAGGTTTTCCCCAACTCCGCTTTCCTACCCAGATACAAAGATGATCAGGTTATAAACTCATACGAGATAATGCTTAGAAACCTGACAAAGGATAATCTCAGGGTGGAACTGAAACTCAAAGATTTTAAAAACTATGAACTCCAGTATCCACAGCCTCTTGTGGTTGCGCCGGACGAGACACTCAAAGAGAAGGTATTTCTCTTTATCCCCGCAGCAGAGCTGAAGAAGAAACCAATACTTTCCCTGACTATGCAGTCATTGGGAAATGATGAAAAAGGTAAACCTCTTGAGAGCGAACTAAGCTTCAGGAGACCAATCAGAAAGAAGAAATAG
- a CDS encoding FixH family protein: MRVSIIIFLIGFITIAPSIYVGIKYFDGKVTDQPYETGLKYDSDKQFIKENGLDLSIISQSRTDNIVNLNFTVKNAGEVALENIEFYLSRPATNKETLKLDAEPSTDGSYASAFSLDQHGYYILMAKSKVNDRVIRLQKSFYIN; the protein is encoded by the coding sequence ATGAGAGTAAGTATCATTATATTTCTGATAGGATTTATAACAATTGCACCGTCAATCTATGTCGGAATAAAATATTTTGATGGTAAAGTGACAGATCAGCCTTATGAAACCGGGCTGAAATATGACTCTGATAAACAGTTTATAAAAGAAAACGGTCTGGATCTGTCTATAATCAGCCAGTCCCGGACAGATAACATTGTAAATCTTAACTTCACTGTTAAGAATGCAGGAGAAGTAGCTCTGGAAAATATCGAATTTTACCTCTCACGTCCTGCCACAAATAAAGAAACATTGAAACTCGATGCCGAACCTTCTACAGACGGAAGCTATGCATCTGCTTTCAGCCTAGATCAACACGGGTATTACATTCTGATGGCAAAGAGCAAAGTCAACGACAGAGTGATCCGCCTTCAGAAAAGTTTTTATATTAACTAA
- the ccoS gene encoding cbb3-type cytochrome oxidase assembly protein CcoS: protein MGALYMMIPVSLILGVIVLIIFLWASKAGEFDDIEGPKYRMLDDDAEDIPHKEK from the coding sequence ATGGGAGCACTCTACATGATGATACCTGTCTCGCTCATACTGGGCGTGATAGTGCTTATCATCTTCCTCTGGGCATCAAAAGCAGGCGAATTTGATGACATCGAGGGACCAAAATACCGAATGCTGGACGACGATGCCGAAGACATCCCGCATAAGGAAAAATAG
- a CDS encoding heavy metal translocating P-type ATPase, with the protein MSNNKTVTCSHCMLEINKNQAIEERVNGEECYFCCPGCSSVYSILQEEGFSKFYSKRDDNWEPGAVVRSNVSEELFVDSVLETENSYEVNIALSGIRCAACIWLIETYLSKAHGIESVMVNYATHKAKIRWTKGIITLKEIIDRISSIGYCPLPISESGTATIYEKEKKDYFFRFSIGAFFSMQLMIYTIALYAGYFQGIDEGLRIMFQYAAWLLSTPVMFYSGMPFIKSSIAAIRHGHTTMDTLIFMGSFTAYVYSIFALFMGKEVYFDTTSMIITLILLGRYIESGAKARTSNAVSKLLTYQPVQVRFLSSFDINDYITGSLRSETVPVKQVRAGDYLEVLPGDSIPADGIVIYGNSEVNESMLTGEPLPQVKNEGTKVFAGTGNVNGKIIIQVEHTGATTTLSRIVQAVEDAQAAKAPIQNIADKVVGWFVPAILTVGACTFIGWYYYSGDMLVSTMNAVSVLVIACPCALGLATPLAILIATSKITKLGAVAKAGDIIEILSKADTIIFDKTGTITKGELKVENVAVYDTDKKTLVSYTASLEKHSSHLIGKAIINTYLDDFLAVENFKEHPGKGLSGVIKGSVVLAGTSSYLNENGVETPDNEIREQIKLGYTVACIAIDGKFAGFMTLSDSIRDDAQDMLRQLAKRHVNIVILTGDNELAAAKLVEKLDVPSLTYIADVTPFEKADVVKSFQKNGKVCAMVGDGINDAPALTTADIGIAIGQGTDIAIESSDIVLMRDELKLVSIVYDTSVVTLRVIKQNLFWAFSYNIIMVPLAVTGTIHPVFSAGLMSISSLAVVFNSLRISR; encoded by the coding sequence GTGAGCAATAACAAAACTGTTACTTGCAGCCACTGTATGCTGGAAATAAACAAAAACCAGGCAATAGAGGAACGGGTGAACGGAGAAGAATGTTATTTTTGCTGCCCCGGCTGCTCCAGTGTTTACAGTATCCTTCAGGAGGAAGGCTTTTCAAAGTTTTACTCCAAAAGGGACGACAACTGGGAGCCGGGTGCTGTTGTACGGTCGAATGTCTCCGAAGAGCTGTTTGTTGATTCGGTTCTGGAAACAGAAAATTCATACGAGGTAAACATTGCACTGTCCGGCATCCGCTGTGCAGCCTGCATCTGGCTTATCGAAACATATCTTTCTAAAGCACACGGTATCGAATCTGTTATGGTTAACTATGCCACCCACAAAGCTAAAATACGCTGGACAAAAGGTATCATCACCCTCAAAGAGATAATAGACCGAATATCCTCCATAGGCTACTGCCCTCTTCCCATAAGCGAATCCGGCACAGCCACAATCTACGAAAAAGAGAAGAAGGATTATTTCTTTCGCTTTTCAATAGGCGCATTCTTCAGTATGCAGCTTATGATATATACTATAGCTCTTTATGCCGGATACTTTCAGGGGATAGACGAAGGTCTGCGGATAATGTTTCAGTATGCTGCATGGCTCCTCAGCACACCGGTTATGTTTTACTCCGGAATGCCTTTCATCAAAAGTTCTATCGCAGCCATAAGGCACGGTCATACCACCATGGACACCCTTATTTTTATGGGGTCATTCACGGCATACGTTTACAGTATATTTGCGCTCTTCATGGGTAAAGAGGTCTATTTCGACACAACTTCCATGATAATAACCCTTATACTGCTGGGGAGATACATTGAATCCGGAGCAAAGGCAAGGACTTCCAATGCGGTATCGAAACTTCTTACATATCAACCTGTTCAGGTTCGTTTTCTCAGCTCTTTTGATATTAACGACTACATTACAGGCAGCCTCAGGTCTGAGACAGTTCCGGTAAAGCAGGTTCGTGCCGGAGACTACCTTGAAGTACTCCCCGGTGACTCCATTCCTGCTGACGGTATCGTAATTTACGGAAATTCCGAGGTTAACGAGTCAATGCTGACCGGCGAACCTCTGCCTCAGGTAAAAAATGAAGGTACAAAAGTTTTCGCCGGCACCGGCAACGTTAACGGTAAAATCATAATACAGGTTGAGCACACCGGAGCCACAACCACCCTCTCCCGCATCGTTCAGGCTGTGGAGGATGCGCAGGCTGCCAAGGCTCCCATTCAGAACATCGCAGACAAAGTTGTCGGATGGTTTGTTCCTGCAATCCTGACAGTTGGAGCATGTACGTTCATAGGCTGGTATTACTATTCAGGCGACATGCTTGTATCCACTATGAATGCCGTATCTGTATTAGTTATAGCCTGCCCTTGTGCCCTCGGTCTTGCTACGCCTCTGGCGATACTTATAGCAACATCCAAGATAACTAAACTGGGCGCTGTGGCGAAAGCCGGGGATATTATTGAAATACTTAGCAAGGCAGACACAATTATATTTGATAAAACAGGTACAATCACCAAAGGCGAGCTCAAAGTAGAAAATGTTGCTGTATATGACACAGACAAAAAAACACTTGTCAGCTATACAGCTTCCCTTGAAAAGCACTCCTCACACCTGATAGGCAAAGCAATCATCAACACATATCTTGATGATTTCCTTGCAGTGGAGAACTTTAAAGAGCACCCGGGGAAAGGGCTGAGCGGCGTTATAAAAGGATCTGTCGTTCTTGCGGGTACATCGTCATACCTGAATGAAAACGGCGTTGAAACACCTGATAACGAGATCAGAGAGCAGATAAAGCTGGGCTACACTGTGGCATGTATAGCTATTGATGGTAAATTTGCCGGATTCATGACACTCTCGGACTCTATCAGAGATGATGCTCAGGATATGCTCAGGCAACTTGCCAAAAGACATGTAAATATCGTTATACTCACAGGCGACAATGAACTTGCGGCAGCAAAGCTTGTGGAGAAGTTAGATGTTCCAAGCCTCACTTATATCGCAGACGTAACACCCTTTGAAAAAGCCGATGTTGTAAAATCATTTCAGAAAAACGGTAAAGTGTGCGCCATGGTCGGGGACGGCATTAACGATGCACCTGCCCTCACCACTGCGGACATAGGGATAGCTATCGGTCAGGGTACAGACATAGCCATTGAAAGCTCAGATATCGTTCTGATGCGGGATGAACTGAAACTTGTTTCTATTGTTTACGACACATCAGTTGTCACACTGCGGGTGATAAAACAAAATCTGTTCTGGGCATTTTCTTACAACATTATAATGGTTCCGCTTGCCGTAACAGGCACAATACACCCGGTTTTCTCAGCAGGTTTGATGAGTATCAGTAGTCTGGCGGTAGTCTTCAACTCACTTCGCATCAGCAGATAG
- a CDS encoding DMT family transporter, which yields MNKGVFFIIGAAMLWGTTGTTQAFAPMGASPLTVGTMRLLIGGFGLLIVAIVGRSFTGGKFNPVHVIAGAVLVAIYQIAFFSAVNLTGVAVGTIVAIGSGPAFAGVLGKVVLKEQLDVKWYIATFLAVVGCTLLVLSGESEVSVNPLGILYALISGFGYAAYTMIVKVMLEKARGNAVIALLFFGGAIIMLPALFVYDIAWIFTEKGIFSMAYLGLFATTLSYILFAKGLKLITVAKTTTLSLAEPLTAAVLGIIVLGETLNIMVALGMLCIFTGIVVLSVERQKLSADAK from the coding sequence ATGAACAAAGGTGTGTTTTTTATAATCGGAGCAGCTATGCTCTGGGGAACAACTGGTACAACACAAGCTTTTGCTCCTATGGGCGCATCTCCACTTACAGTGGGGACAATGCGGCTCTTGATAGGAGGTTTTGGGCTTTTAATCGTTGCCATTGTCGGGAGGTCATTTACAGGTGGTAAATTTAACCCTGTCCACGTTATTGCAGGAGCTGTTCTCGTTGCCATATACCAGATAGCATTTTTTTCCGCAGTAAACCTGACAGGTGTCGCAGTTGGAACTATAGTCGCCATCGGAAGCGGACCAGCATTCGCAGGGGTACTTGGTAAGGTTGTACTGAAAGAACAGCTTGACGTTAAATGGTACATTGCAACGTTTCTCGCAGTGGTAGGCTGTACTCTGCTTGTACTATCAGGTGAAAGTGAGGTTTCAGTTAATCCGCTGGGTATTTTATACGCTCTGATTTCAGGTTTTGGGTATGCCGCTTATACTATGATTGTTAAGGTTATGCTGGAAAAAGCGAGGGGGAATGCTGTCATTGCTCTGCTTTTCTTTGGCGGGGCGATCATTATGCTTCCTGCACTATTTGTTTATGATATAGCATGGATATTTACCGAAAAGGGTATTTTTTCAATGGCTTATCTGGGACTGTTTGCCACAACACTTTCTTATATCCTTTTTGCGAAAGGACTCAAACTCATTACTGTTGCAAAGACAACAACTCTTTCACTTGCAGAACCTCTGACCGCCGCAGTGCTTGGCATTATAGTTCTCGGGGAAACATTGAATATAATGGTTGCCTTGGGAATGTTATGCATATTTACAGGTATTGTTGTTTTGAGCGTAGAGAGGCAAAAACTATCTGCTGATGCGAAGTGA
- a CDS encoding sulfite exporter TauE/SafE family protein has translation MEELTYLGFLTMGFSVGFGHCIGMCHPFVLYISGRFVGEKKGYSALFIPHIKYNLGRVVTYSFLGFIAGFAGDMMQVVGRLIGIQKGAAIVAGVFLVLYGVLSFIGYNFMNKLEHKLAGGAFFSKLKKFQPRSAFVTGLVLGFLPCGPLYGMIIASASTASASRGLLSMFLYGIGTSAAMMATSVFGNYFMSRRGLFNLLSLILMVCMGIFFIYSGVRM, from the coding sequence ATGGAAGAGCTAACCTATTTAGGCTTTCTGACTATGGGATTTTCTGTAGGGTTCGGACACTGCATAGGAATGTGTCATCCTTTTGTATTATACATATCCGGTCGTTTTGTGGGAGAGAAGAAAGGTTACAGTGCTCTATTCATACCTCATATAAAGTATAATCTCGGACGTGTTGTTACCTATAGTTTTCTCGGTTTTATAGCCGGCTTTGCAGGAGACATGATGCAGGTTGTCGGCAGACTGATTGGTATACAGAAAGGAGCAGCAATTGTTGCAGGTGTTTTTCTTGTGCTCTACGGGGTTTTGTCTTTTATTGGCTACAATTTCATGAATAAGCTGGAACACAAGCTCGCAGGCGGTGCATTTTTCAGCAAGCTGAAGAAGTTTCAGCCCAGGTCTGCTTTTGTTACAGGGCTTGTGCTTGGTTTTCTCCCCTGCGGTCCTCTTTACGGTATGATTATTGCGTCAGCGTCCACCGCAAGCGCATCCCGCGGACTATTGTCTATGTTTCTGTATGGTATCGGGACATCTGCGGCTATGATGGCTACTTCTGTTTTTGGTAATTATTTCATGTCCAGACGGGGTCTTTTTAACCTGCTAAGCCTCATACTGATGGTTTGTATGGGTATCTTCTTTATATATTCTGGGGTAAGGATGTAA